The DNA sequence AACTACAAGAAAATCCGCAAGGAGCTGGCCGGTCCGGCGAGGTAGTTGGTGTTTTCTGTATCAAACACTGTCAGGTCTGGATCCCGCACCCCGAAAAACGGGGCAGGCAGTGCGGGACTGACAGGTTGGGTTATATGAGTAAAGGAAGCCTGAATATTTTTTGAGAGACATCTTAGTGCTAATTTGAGTGCTGACTACCAGGCATAAGCCGTTGGCGCTTCGCCGCCGGGGCCGGGAAAAATCTCATCCAGCTTTTTAAGGACTTCTTCATCCAGCTGAATAGTTGCTGCACGCACTGCACTTTCGAGTTGTTCGATTGTTCGTGGCCCAATAATAGGCGCAGTCACAACCGGATTATGAAGCAGCCATGCCAGTGCGACTTCTCCGGGTGGGTGTCCAATATTTTTACACAGCGCCTCGTATTTCTCCAATTGACTACGTTTTTTTTCTATTTGATCCACCTGGCTCTTGTCAATGCGCCTTCCAACCTTATGCTTCTCCAATGCTCCGCCCAAAAGTCCGCCGGCCAATGGGCTCCAGGGAATGAGTCCCAATCCGTAATGCCGGCAGGCCGGAATCACTTCAAGCTCGACCATCCGGTTGTCAAGATTGTAAACACTCTGTTCGCTCACCAATCCCAACATGCCGCGTTTGGAGGCTTCCTGGCAGGCAGTAGCAATATCCCAACCCGCGAAATTGCTTGAACCGACATACACTACTTTCCCCTGTTTAATCAGTGTATCAAAACTTTGCCATATCTCATCCCATGAACACTCACGGTCAATATGATGCATCTGGTATAAATCAATCCAATCGGTTTGTAAACGCTTTAAGCTGCCTTCGCAATGTTTCCGGATTTTATAGGCGCTCAGGCTACGGCCATCACTGTTGACTTCGGGTAAATTTGCTTTGCGATCCACAGGATTGTAAACTTTTGTTGCCAAAACCACTGCATCCCGCCGTCCGCCACCCTGCGCCAGCCATCGCCCGATAATTTCTTCCGTGTACCCATGTTCCACTGACCAGCCATAGACATCGGCCGTATCGAAAAAATTGATCCCCAATTCCAACGCCCGATCCATGATTTTGAAGCTCTCTTCTTCGCTCGCATGCCACCCAAAGTTCATGGTTCCAAGGCAAATATCACTAACCAGAACCCCGTGCTTTCCAAGTCTTTTATGTTTTACTGTCATTTTGCTATCTCTTTATTTTTTATTATTAAACGTAATGTTACCAATTTTTTTATCATTTACTTTTCGATGCACGCGAAACACCTGAATTCATGATCATCTTTTTGTTCGTACCGTGTCATTTTGCACAACGGTTACTTGAATTTGTCGTTCCGGATTTCGAGTAGCGTCAGCGTCCGATAGGACATGAAGGTCAAGAAAGGGGCGGAGACAACCCAACGCACTGACCCCGCAATGCAATTTTCAATTTGTTTTGGGCAAGGTTCCAAATCGTGTCATTGAAATTTATAATTCTTTCTTAAAGTATAGTTTTCCGTTATATTTCCTTAGCATTGGTTCAAATGCCTTAAATGCAATTCCAGATGAACTGCTCTTTGCCTTCTCATAACTCCAGTCTATCCATTCAGTTTTAATATCACCAATTGAACTACCAAAAAGTACATAATTACATCTCGGACGAATTAAAATTAATGAGTCGTTAAATGAAACAGTTAGAGTGTATTTGTATCCTCCTTGAGAAGTTCTTTCGTTTGTAGAGAGAGATAAAAACTCTTTATCATTCGAGGAAAAAGAAAAACCTTGACCAATAAGGAATTTACCAAAAGAGGTAAAATTATTCTCTGCCAATTTATCACCAAAAATTAGGATTATATTATCTCCTTTCTCTGGAATAGCACGTTGTGCGTTCACATTAATATGGCTCAAGGTGAAAATGACAAAGAATAAATAGAAATTTACATTTAACTTTTTTAAATTCATTTGTCTAATTTTTATTTGTGTTTGATTTAATACTTTCCTGTCAACGAAGCAAACAAGTTTAATTTGGATACCCTTTTAAGGGCAGTGCTTATTTTTTACATTTTCTGAAATTGTTTTTATTGCTTCTTTAATTTCATTTAGTTTCATAGGTAACTTTTGCAATTCAAACATTGCTCTTGGCTCTTCGCTCTCAAATGATGGTGATTTTGCGTAATGTTTGAATGAGAAATAAAACGGATTTGAGGTCTTCCTTTTTGAATAAAGAGACTCTTGGAATAGAATTTTTCCTCTATAGTTTAAATTATCATCTTTGTATTTTCCAAAGAATGATGACTGTTCCCCAATTATTAATGAGGTGCTTTCTTTCGGATTTAAAATCGGAATTTCTATTCCGGTATCGTCATTATTAAATGATACTTTTTCTCCATTATAATTGAGTAAAGGCTTGTCCCAAATGAGGCTTATATTAAAAGCTGATTTTGAACCCAAATTTTCAGCAACCAACAGAATTAAGTCATATCGGCTTCTAAAATCTAGCCTTAAGACTATTTGAGGTTTTTCAGAGAGCGATTGTCTATAAAATGACTCATAAGCAATCCATCCTGAAGTTATTGCAATTGTCAATGATATTGATGCAGTTAAAGTCTCCCATTCATTATTTATGAAACTCAAACATGATAATATCAGTGAAATAATTATTAGCGATAAAAAACAAATCTGAAAAAATCCTCTCATAGTTTATCTCTTAATTTAACTTTGCCCATAACGTAGCGGTTTGCGGCTATGGTGCGTGCCGCATTATAACTACTATTTTTCTTTATTTGCACCATTTTTAATTTTACAATTATCTTTATTAATAAGCACTATTTGCGGCATGCACTACGAGCCGCTGTTATGCATTGTTATTGTGTTATTTTTCGTTTCGTTGCAAGGTAAATGCCTTGCTCCCATGATGTAGCAAGTTTTGTAAATTCAATCCAAATCGTAGGATTATTATTTCTTTCTCTAAATTCAGTAATGTATTTTTTAAAATTATTATAATAAATAATAGTCACTTCATTGACCAATTTGTACATCGCTTTTTCATCAACAAATTCAAATTGTATGGCAACAGAAATTTCTTCATAAAGATTTAATGTTGTTCTAACAGCAGTATGTAAATCTTCGTCCACTACTATTCTTTCAAATATTTCTGAAGGTTTCACGTCGTTTACATTAAAATTCTTTAGGAGATATGATTTTAATTTTTGCAAATCAATATTCGAATGTCTTTCCATGAACTTAAAACAACCACTTATCCGGTCATGATTTACCTTTTGTTTAATACTAAGAGCAACAAAAAATGCAGAATAAATGGCAGCTAATCCACCCAAAACAGTAATGGAAAAAATCACTAAGTCCTTATTATTAGGTAGAGTTATAAATAACACTATAAATACTGCAAAAAGCAATACTAACAAATACAAAAATTTTAATTTTAACGTAAATCTCAATGTGTCCATTTGTTTGTCTTTAATAATGCGTAACTCGTTTATTGCTAAGTTAAAACTGTAACCTGATTTGATCCTAAAGGAAAACATTGTACGGTTTTAACCCATTTTTATTTTTATCGTTGATTCAATGAACTCAAAATGTCAGAACAAAGATAATGTTTTTTCAAAAGGACAAACGGGATTTTATTTTATGGATAACTGCATGGGCACAAATTTCTGC is a window from the Bacteroidales bacterium genome containing:
- a CDS encoding aldo/keto reductase; protein product: MTVKHKRLGKHGVLVSDICLGTMNFGWHASEEESFKIMDRALELGINFFDTADVYGWSVEHGYTEEIIGRWLAQGGGRRDAVVLATKVYNPVDRKANLPEVNSDGRSLSAYKIRKHCEGSLKRLQTDWIDLYQMHHIDRECSWDEIWQSFDTLIKQGKVVYVGSSNFAGWDIATACQEASKRGMLGLVSEQSVYNLDNRMVELEVIPACRHYGLGLIPWSPLAGGLLGGALEKHKVGRRIDKSQVDQIEKKRSQLEKYEALCKNIGHPPGEVALAWLLHNPVVTAPIIGPRTIEQLESAVRAATIQLDEEVLKKLDEIFPGPGGEAPTAYAW
- a CDS encoding DUF4760 domain-containing protein, which encodes MDTLRFTLKLKFLYLLVLLFAVFIVLFITLPNNKDLVIFSITVLGGLAAIYSAFFVALSIKQKVNHDRISGCFKFMERHSNIDLQKLKSYLLKNFNVNDVKPSEIFERIVVDEDLHTAVRTTLNLYEEISVAIQFEFVDEKAMYKLVNEVTIIYYNNFKKYITEFRERNNNPTIWIEFTKLATSWEQGIYLATKRKITQ